The following are encoded in a window of Flavobacterium cupriresistens genomic DNA:
- a CDS encoding DUF2490 domain-containing protein: MKILRIVLFLSLTSPFLQAQKKTDQQTLTWIRYYNIFPLTEKWSIHTELDNRSFVNPIHENLFVVRVQGRYRANKTIDLGGGFAYFNVNTQDPRIDPNFSVPEYRGQQDITLINDIAKITFHNRFQIEERFMQKASRTELLDDFSFSWRFRYRLQSTFTLWEKDKRNLKGTISDEILLNYGKDNKRNTFDQNRIYAALRYHFNPNIGLELGYMKSFQRRASGVDFYDRDIIRFTVYHKINRKTKA; encoded by the coding sequence ATGAAAATCCTCCGAATAGTACTCTTTTTAAGCCTCACAAGTCCCTTTTTGCAGGCTCAGAAAAAAACGGATCAACAAACCCTGACCTGGATTCGGTACTATAATATCTTTCCTTTAACTGAAAAATGGTCCATTCATACGGAACTGGACAATCGAAGTTTTGTCAATCCCATTCATGAGAATCTTTTTGTTGTCCGTGTACAGGGACGTTACAGAGCCAATAAAACAATCGATTTAGGCGGTGGATTTGCCTATTTTAATGTCAATACACAAGATCCGCGTATTGACCCTAATTTTTCGGTTCCGGAATACAGAGGCCAGCAGGATATTACTTTAATCAATGATATAGCGAAAATCACTTTCCACAATCGCTTTCAGATTGAGGAACGTTTTATGCAGAAAGCCAGCAGAACAGAATTACTGGATGACTTTTCTTTTTCGTGGCGATTCAGATACAGACTGCAATCTACTTTTACACTTTGGGAAAAAGACAAACGCAATCTGAAAGGGACTATTTCAGACGAAATTTTACTCAATTACGGAAAAGACAATAAGAGAAATACGTTCGATCAAAATCGAATTTACGCTGCCTTACGTTATCACTTCAACCCTAACATCGGATTAGAATTGGGTTATATGAAAAGCTTTCAGAGACGTGCCAGTGGTGTCGATTTTTACGATCGGGATATTATTCGATTTACGGTTTATCATAAGATTAACCGCAAAACTAAAGCTTAA
- a CDS encoding TonB-dependent receptor, whose amino-acid sequence MKTTIKNILTILSFLTFSISFAQNIEGVVTTDENIPLPAANVVIKGTTFNTTTDANGKFSIDTQGRLPLTLLVQYVGYTTAEFAITTLPSSPLLVTLNEENKLIEVVVSSRRRIEKVQDVPIAISVITGKQAEQTGAFNVNRIKELVPSVQLYSSNPRNTGINIRSLGSPFGLTNDGIDPGVGFYVDGVYYARPAATTLDFIDVEQIEVLRGPQGSLFGKNTTSGAFNITTRKPSFTSGADFEVSYGNFAFLQAKASITGALSQKIAGRLSFSGTQRDGLIDNVATGRATNTLNNQGIRGQLLYTPTANTNITLAADITTQRPDGYAQVVAGVAPTQRAPYRQFNAIIADLNYQLPSQNAFDRRIDHDTPWRSGQDLGGVSLNVDTKIGGGTLTSTTAWRFWNWDPSNDRDFTGLQVLAKSQNPTRQTQFTQEIRYAGQLSSKLSGVVGVFFIDQTSKTNGTEESGNAQWRFSQSSTSPLWKTPGLFEGYGIKTDARIRSSSAAVFGQLDWAVTEKLHVLPGLRYNFDKKDADYTRTTYGGLQTTDPALLALKKQVYSDQAFTSNTDDTDFSGNITVSYKATDKINAYATFAKSYKPVGVNVAGLPTNSAGQPLLNLAVIKPEEVNHYEVGVKTSPFKNSIFNVTFFNTDIRNFQTNVQAAELGVNRGYLANADKVRVRGVELDASFVVNQNLTINGAATYTDGKYVKFTNAPLPLEETGAPVAYKDVSGTDLPGASRWAGSLGGELSDNAKFFGNAGKVFLALDSYARSEFSSSPSASKYLVVQGYAIFNARLGFRATDGLSVHFWGRNLLNKDYYEQLLPAGGNTGQYAGVLGDQRTYGITLKYSL is encoded by the coding sequence ATGAAAACTACTATAAAAAATATACTTACAATACTATCCTTTTTAACTTTCTCCATCTCTTTCGCACAAAATATAGAAGGTGTGGTAACAACAGATGAAAACATACCTTTACCAGCCGCTAATGTGGTCATAAAAGGAACTACTTTTAATACTACTACCGATGCCAATGGAAAATTCAGCATAGACACTCAGGGAAGACTTCCTTTGACGTTATTAGTTCAATACGTTGGCTATACAACTGCTGAATTTGCTATCACAACTTTACCAAGCTCTCCGCTATTGGTAACATTAAACGAAGAAAACAAACTTATAGAAGTTGTTGTATCTTCCAGACGTCGTATCGAAAAAGTACAAGATGTACCGATTGCTATTTCGGTAATTACCGGTAAACAAGCAGAGCAAACAGGCGCTTTTAATGTCAATCGTATCAAAGAGCTTGTTCCTTCTGTACAACTCTATTCTTCAAACCCAAGAAATACAGGAATCAACATCAGGAGTTTAGGTTCTCCTTTTGGTCTGACTAATGATGGAATTGATCCGGGAGTTGGTTTTTATGTTGACGGTGTTTATTACGCCCGTCCGGCAGCCACTACTCTGGATTTTATCGATGTAGAACAAATCGAAGTATTACGCGGACCACAGGGATCATTGTTTGGAAAGAATACCACTTCGGGAGCTTTTAACATTACGACCCGCAAACCAAGTTTTACTTCGGGTGCAGACTTTGAAGTTAGTTACGGGAATTTTGCCTTTTTACAGGCCAAAGCATCTATAACAGGAGCTTTAAGTCAAAAAATAGCCGGTCGTTTGTCTTTTTCAGGTACACAACGTGACGGTTTAATCGATAATGTTGCCACTGGAAGAGCTACAAATACCTTAAACAACCAAGGAATTAGAGGTCAATTATTGTATACTCCGACAGCAAATACAAATATTACCCTTGCGGCAGATATTACAACACAGCGTCCTGACGGATATGCGCAAGTTGTAGCGGGTGTTGCCCCTACTCAAAGAGCTCCATACCGCCAATTTAATGCTATTATTGCCGATTTAAACTATCAGCTTCCAAGTCAGAATGCATTTGATCGTAGAATAGATCATGATACACCGTGGCGTTCCGGACAAGACTTAGGTGGTGTATCGCTTAATGTTGATACCAAAATCGGAGGAGGAACACTTACTTCTACAACAGCTTGGCGTTTCTGGAACTGGGATCCGTCAAACGACAGGGATTTTACAGGATTACAAGTACTTGCTAAATCACAAAATCCGACCAGACAAACACAATTCACACAAGAAATACGTTATGCAGGACAACTTAGCTCGAAATTGAGCGGTGTTGTAGGGGTATTTTTTATTGATCAAACTTCAAAAACCAATGGTACTGAGGAATCCGGAAATGCACAATGGAGATTCTCACAAAGCTCAACAAGTCCGTTATGGAAAACTCCGGGTCTTTTTGAAGGATACGGAATCAAAACAGATGCCCGCATAAGATCCTCCAGTGCAGCTGTTTTTGGACAATTAGACTGGGCTGTAACCGAAAAATTGCATGTATTACCAGGTTTACGTTACAACTTTGACAAAAAAGATGCTGATTATACCCGTACTACTTACGGAGGACTTCAGACTACCGATCCTGCATTGCTTGCTTTGAAAAAACAAGTTTACAGCGATCAAGCCTTCACATCAAATACAGATGATACTGATTTCTCCGGAAATATAACAGTTTCTTATAAAGCTACTGACAAAATCAATGCTTATGCTACATTCGCAAAAAGCTACAAACCGGTTGGAGTGAATGTTGCCGGACTTCCGACAAATTCAGCTGGTCAACCCTTACTTAATCTTGCAGTAATTAAACCGGAAGAGGTAAATCATTATGAAGTTGGTGTAAAAACTTCTCCATTTAAAAATTCGATTTTTAACGTGACTTTCTTTAATACTGATATCAGAAATTTCCAGACCAATGTTCAGGCTGCTGAATTGGGGGTAAACAGAGGTTATCTTGCCAATGCGGATAAAGTTCGTGTAAGAGGTGTAGAATTGGACGCCAGTTTTGTAGTAAATCAAAACTTAACGATTAACGGAGCGGCTACGTATACTGATGGTAAATATGTTAAGTTTACCAATGCACCACTTCCATTAGAGGAAACGGGAGCTCCGGTTGCTTATAAAGATGTGTCTGGAACTGATCTGCCGGGCGCATCCAGATGGGCAGGATCTTTAGGAGGGGAACTTTCCGACAATGCAAAATTCTTCGGAAATGCCGGTAAAGTGTTTCTAGCCTTAGATTCTTACGCTCGTTCTGAATTTTCATCAAGTCCTTCTGCTTCGAAATACTTAGTGGTACAAGGTTATGCTATTTTTAATGCTCGATTAGGTTTCCGCGCTACTGATGGTCTATCGGTACATTTCTGGGGACGTAATCTTTTAAACAAGGATTATTATGAGCAATTATTACCTGCAGGAGGAAATACCGGACAATATGCTGGTGTTTTGGGCGACCAGAGAACGTACGGAATCACTTTAAAATATTCTTTATAA
- a CDS encoding RrF2 family transcriptional regulator, translated as MLSHKAKYALKALLYLAEQDENHISKTIEIADGANIPKKFLEQILLDLKRGRFVSSKQGKFGGYYLIKSKNDITLAEIHRLFDGAIALLPCASLNFYEPCSDCKTESECSLHHGLVLIRDKTLKAMEGITIASLVKK; from the coding sequence ATGTTATCACATAAAGCAAAATACGCCCTTAAGGCCTTACTTTATTTAGCAGAACAAGACGAAAATCACATTTCTAAAACAATAGAAATTGCTGATGGAGCGAACATTCCTAAAAAGTTTTTAGAACAGATTTTATTGGATCTGAAACGAGGACGTTTTGTGAGCAGTAAGCAGGGGAAATTTGGTGGATATTATTTGATAAAATCTAAAAACGATATTACTTTGGCCGAAATTCACCGTTTATTTGACGGTGCAATTGCACTTTTACCTTGTGCTTCATTAAACTTTTACGAACCTTGTTCTGATTGTAAAACAGAGTCAGAATGCAGCTTACATCATGGTTTAGTCCTTATTCGAGACAAAACTTTGAAAGCTATGGAAGGGATCACTATCGCTTCACTGGTGAAGAAATAA
- a CDS encoding TPM domain-containing protein, giving the protein MNISKNKTSNSKGIFHLSFLLIAFFTVNCVFAQFTIPEKPSFQTSVYDYANVLSATEKTQLEQKLIRYSDSTTTQIVVITIESLQNEDVSQLATKWGQTWGIGGTAKDDNGVIILLAKKEKKIAINPGYGLEDRLTAGIGGEIIRNIIIPEFKAGSYYNGLDKGTDALFDVFKGKYKGERKQQSKGKNFPILPFIVIVVIVLFLISRNKRGGGGNSGNNGGGPSLMDVIILSSLGRSSGGGGFGGFGGGSSGGGGGFGGGFGGGGFSGGGSSGGW; this is encoded by the coding sequence ATGAATATTTCCAAAAATAAAACTTCAAATTCTAAAGGAATCTTTCATTTATCCTTTCTGTTAATCGCTTTTTTTACCGTTAATTGTGTCTTTGCTCAATTTACTATTCCGGAAAAGCCAAGTTTTCAAACGTCTGTTTACGATTACGCAAACGTTCTGAGTGCAACTGAAAAAACACAGTTAGAACAAAAGCTCATTCGTTATTCAGATTCTACCACTACTCAAATTGTAGTGATTACCATAGAAAGTTTGCAAAATGAAGATGTTAGTCAGCTCGCTACAAAATGGGGACAAACATGGGGAATTGGCGGAACAGCAAAAGACGACAATGGGGTTATTATTTTATTAGCCAAAAAAGAGAAAAAAATTGCCATTAATCCAGGTTATGGTTTAGAAGATCGTCTGACTGCCGGAATTGGTGGTGAAATTATCAGAAATATTATTATTCCCGAATTTAAAGCAGGTAGTTACTACAACGGACTTGACAAAGGAACTGACGCTTTATTTGATGTTTTTAAAGGAAAATACAAAGGTGAACGCAAGCAACAATCAAAAGGAAAAAATTTTCCTATCCTCCCTTTTATTGTTATTGTTGTAATTGTATTATTTTTGATCTCCAGAAACAAAAGAGGTGGCGGAGGAAATTCAGGCAATAACGGTGGAGGACCTAGCCTTATGGACGTTATTATTCTGAGCAGCTTAGGTCGCAGTAGCGGAGGAGGCGGTTTCGGAGGCTTCGGTGGTGGATCATCAGGCGGAGGAGGCGGTTTCGGCGGTGGATTTGGAGGCGGAGGTTTCTCCGGTGGAGGATCTAGCGGAGGATGGTAG
- a CDS encoding TPM domain-containing protein, producing MSKVEDFLSKKEEQEIVEAIGMAENNTSGEIRVHIEQTTSKVHFDRALEVFHELKMDETQLKNGVLFYFAVADKNFVICGDKGINDLVSSDFWDSTRNIMVTQFKSGNFKQGIVDGILSAGEQLKKYFPRLAEDTNELSNEISKG from the coding sequence ATGTCAAAAGTAGAAGATTTTTTATCCAAAAAAGAAGAACAAGAAATTGTTGAAGCTATTGGTATGGCTGAAAATAATACTTCGGGCGAAATTAGAGTACATATAGAACAAACTACTTCTAAAGTCCATTTTGACAGGGCTTTAGAAGTTTTTCACGAATTAAAAATGGATGAAACACAACTTAAAAATGGTGTTTTATTCTACTTTGCCGTGGCAGATAAAAATTTTGTCATTTGCGGAGATAAAGGTATAAATGACCTTGTATCATCAGACTTTTGGGATTCGACCAGAAACATTATGGTCACTCAATTTAAATCCGGAAACTTCAAACAAGGTATTGTCGATGGCATTTTAAGCGCCGGAGAACAATTAAAAAAATATTTTCCACGATTGGCTGAGGATACTAACGAATTATCAAACGAAATCTCAAAAGGATAA
- a CDS encoding LemA family protein: MKKWLIPVGIIVVLVAIIAFWSIGIKNTGLKYSQAVNKEWGNVNTAYQRRNDLIGNLVNTVKGAADFEKSTLTAVIEARAKATSVTIDPSNVTPEQLSQFNQAQSGVSSSLSRLLVSVEQYPTLKANENFLKLQDELASTENQILTARTRFNESVQEYNGYILSIPNKWFLGEYKEKPYFQAVAGAEKPVEVKF, encoded by the coding sequence ATGAAAAAATGGTTAATCCCCGTAGGAATTATTGTAGTACTGGTTGCTATTATAGCTTTTTGGTCAATTGGAATTAAAAACACCGGATTAAAATACAGCCAGGCTGTTAATAAAGAGTGGGGAAATGTGAATACTGCCTACCAAAGAAGAAATGACCTGATCGGAAACTTAGTAAACACGGTAAAAGGTGCAGCTGATTTCGAAAAATCGACTTTGACAGCGGTTATCGAAGCGCGTGCAAAAGCAACCTCAGTAACTATTGACCCAAGTAATGTTACTCCGGAGCAATTGTCTCAATTCAACCAAGCACAAAGTGGCGTGTCTTCTTCTTTATCAAGATTATTGGTTTCTGTTGAACAATATCCAACCTTAAAAGCAAATGAAAATTTCCTAAAATTACAAGATGAGTTAGCCAGTACTGAAAACCAAATTTTAACAGCAAGAACTCGTTTTAACGAATCAGTTCAGGAATACAATGGTTATATTTTATCTATTCCGAACAAATGGTTTTTAGGTGAATACAAAGAAAAACCATACTTCCAAGCTGTTGCAGGTGCTGAAAAACCAGTTGAAGTAAAATTCTAA
- a CDS encoding MerR family transcriptional regulator has product MHIELSKDKRYYSIGEVAKAFNVNASLIRFWDSEFDILKPKKNAKGNRMFTPDDITNLQLIYHLVKERGFTLEGAKIHLKEGQKKTLDKFEIIRKLESIKIQLTEIKNEL; this is encoded by the coding sequence ATGCATATTGAACTTTCTAAAGATAAAAGATATTACAGCATTGGCGAAGTTGCCAAGGCTTTTAATGTCAATGCTTCTTTGATCCGTTTTTGGGATAGTGAATTCGATATTTTGAAACCCAAAAAGAATGCTAAAGGCAACAGAATGTTTACTCCGGATGATATTACCAATTTACAATTGATTTATCATTTGGTAAAAGAACGTGGTTTTACACTCGAAGGCGCCAAAATCCATTTGAAAGAAGGCCAAAAGAAAACATTAGATAAATTCGAAATAATACGTAAATTAGAGTCGATAAAAATACAATTAACAGAAATTAAGAACGAATTATAA
- a CDS encoding M23 family metallopeptidase, producing the protein MAKVKYYYDSENLAYTKIKTRKRIKIGYALLFLLASALFGFLIFVLLLNTPYFETPKDRLQAREIENLKLHYSILNKKMDEINEVTEALEDRDNNIYRVYFNKAEIPDSIRKSGFRDLNRYKDLEGYNNSQLVLNTTKRIDKLSKQLAIQSKSLDEILKLASAKGNLLLAIPAIQPVRNENLKRIASGFGYRIDPFTKVRKMHNGMDFTANTGAPVYATGDGVIARADNTASGFGNHVVIRHGFGYESLYAHLSKYNCRPGQHVKRGDIIGYVGSTGRSEGPHCHYEVHKDGKVVNPLNFYYGNISAVEYVAISHMANQENQSLD; encoded by the coding sequence ATGGCGAAAGTAAAATATTATTACGACTCAGAAAATCTGGCTTATACGAAAATAAAAACCAGAAAGAGAATCAAAATTGGTTATGCATTACTGTTTTTGCTGGCTTCAGCGCTGTTTGGATTTTTAATTTTTGTTCTTCTACTCAACACTCCATATTTCGAAACGCCAAAAGATCGCCTACAGGCACGTGAAATTGAAAACTTGAAGTTACATTATTCGATTTTGAATAAAAAAATGGATGAAATTAATGAGGTAACAGAAGCACTCGAAGACCGGGACAACAACATTTACAGAGTTTATTTTAATAAAGCGGAAATTCCGGATTCTATACGAAAATCAGGTTTTAGAGACCTCAATCGATACAAAGACTTAGAAGGATATAATAATTCGCAATTGGTATTGAATACCACCAAACGAATTGATAAACTTTCCAAACAACTGGCGATCCAATCCAAATCATTGGATGAAATTTTAAAATTGGCTAGTGCCAAAGGAAATTTGTTACTGGCAATTCCTGCCATTCAGCCAGTCCGAAATGAAAATTTGAAACGTATTGCTTCCGGTTTTGGATATCGAATCGATCCTTTCACGAAGGTGCGAAAAATGCATAACGGTATGGATTTCACCGCTAATACGGGCGCTCCCGTTTATGCAACAGGTGATGGAGTAATCGCCAGAGCTGACAATACGGCGTCAGGTTTTGGAAACCATGTAGTCATCAGGCACGGTTTTGGATATGAGAGTTTGTATGCACATTTAAGCAAATACAACTGCAGACCCGGACAACATGTTAAAAGAGGCGATATTATTGGATACGTTGGAAGCACCGGAAGATCAGAAGGACCACATTGTCATTATGAAGTTCATAAAGATGGTAAAGTCGTAAATCCTTTGAATTTTTATTACGGAAATATTTCAGCAGTAGAATATGTTGCTATTTCACACATGGCCAATCAGGAAAACCAGTCATTAGATTAA
- the alaS gene encoding alanine--tRNA ligase, with translation MKSQDVRKQFLDFFKSNGHLIVPSAPIVLKDDPTLMFNNSGMAQFKEYFLGNGTPKSPRIADTQKCLRVSGKHNDLEDVGFDTYHHTMFEMLGNWSFGDYFKKEAINWAWTLLTEVYKIPKENLYVSVFEGSKEDNVPFDQEAWDIWKTLIDEDRIILGNKKDNFWEMGDQGPCGPCSEIHVDLRTEEEKALVTGKSLVNNDHPQVVEIWNNVFMEFNRKADGSLEKLPAQHVDTGMGFERLCMALQGKTSNYDTDVFTPLIEKVEQITGLKYTPNDVALSGVEESEEQNKTNIAIRVIVDHVRAVAFAIADGQLPSNTGAGYVIRRILRRAIRYGFTFLNTKEPFINKLVEVLANQMGEFFPEIKAQQQLVTNVIREEEASFLRTLDQGLQLLDKVVSETNGKEVLGAKVFELYDTFGFPKDLTALILKEKGYSYNEEEFESELQKQKARSRAASEVSTEDWNVLIPGNVETFVGYDQTENEVKITRIRKVDSKKDGILYQIVLDNTPFYPEGGGQVGDKGILVSANETIEIIDTKKENNLILHFAKQLPENIEAGFTAKVNTDLRTSTSKNHSATHLMHLALRSILGTHVEQKGSLVNPNYLRFDFSHFSKVSDAELRQVEASVNAQIEEQLQLVEHRNIPIQEALAKGAMALFGEKYGDNVRMIEFGDSKELCGGIHVKNTAEIWHFKIISEGAVAAGIRRIEAITGDAVKNFYENQENTLTEIKEALKNPQDILKSVATLQDDNAKLKKQIEQLLKEKVGALKTELEKDFQVVNGVHFLAKQVDLSMASTKELASALGSSKADSFVFLASTEDGLPNIHCYIAKELVAGKGLNANAVIKELGKYIEGNGGGQPFFASGKGKNTAGIKEALAKAIEFVK, from the coding sequence ATGAAATCACAAGACGTACGTAAACAATTCCTAGACTTTTTTAAGAGTAACGGACACTTAATTGTTCCATCTGCTCCAATTGTACTTAAAGACGACCCAACCCTTATGTTCAATAACTCGGGAATGGCCCAGTTTAAAGAGTATTTTTTAGGGAATGGAACGCCAAAAAGTCCGAGAATAGCCGATACGCAAAAATGTCTTCGTGTTTCAGGAAAACACAACGATCTTGAAGATGTAGGTTTTGATACCTACCATCATACCATGTTTGAAATGCTTGGGAACTGGTCTTTTGGAGATTATTTCAAAAAAGAAGCCATCAATTGGGCTTGGACTTTATTGACAGAAGTTTATAAAATTCCAAAAGAAAATCTTTATGTTTCTGTATTTGAAGGAAGCAAGGAAGACAATGTGCCATTTGATCAGGAGGCTTGGGATATTTGGAAAACGTTAATCGATGAGGACAGAATTATTCTTGGAAACAAGAAGGATAATTTCTGGGAAATGGGGGATCAGGGACCATGTGGACCTTGTTCAGAAATTCACGTTGATTTACGTACTGAAGAAGAAAAAGCATTGGTTACAGGAAAAAGTCTTGTAAACAATGATCATCCACAGGTAGTTGAAATCTGGAATAATGTATTTATGGAATTCAACCGTAAAGCGGATGGTTCTTTGGAGAAACTTCCTGCGCAACACGTAGATACCGGAATGGGATTTGAGCGTTTGTGTATGGCATTACAAGGAAAAACATCTAATTACGATACAGATGTATTTACGCCACTTATTGAAAAGGTAGAACAAATCACAGGTTTAAAATATACACCGAATGATGTCGCTCTGAGCGGAGTCGAAGAGAGTGAGGAACAGAATAAAACTAATATTGCGATTCGTGTAATTGTAGATCACGTACGTGCAGTTGCATTTGCTATTGCAGACGGACAATTGCCATCAAACACAGGAGCAGGTTATGTAATTCGCAGAATCTTGCGTCGTGCGATTCGTTACGGATTTACGTTCTTAAATACAAAAGAGCCGTTTATTAATAAATTGGTTGAAGTTTTAGCGAATCAGATGGGAGAATTTTTCCCTGAAATAAAAGCACAACAACAATTGGTTACCAATGTAATTCGTGAGGAAGAGGCTTCTTTCCTTAGAACCTTAGATCAAGGATTACAATTGTTAGACAAAGTAGTTTCTGAAACAAACGGAAAAGAAGTTTTGGGAGCTAAAGTTTTTGAATTATACGATACTTTTGGATTCCCAAAAGATTTAACGGCTTTAATTCTGAAAGAAAAAGGGTATTCGTACAACGAAGAGGAGTTTGAAAGTGAATTGCAAAAACAAAAAGCGCGTTCTCGTGCAGCATCTGAAGTTTCAACGGAAGACTGGAATGTTTTAATTCCCGGAAATGTAGAAACTTTTGTAGGTTATGATCAAACGGAGAATGAAGTAAAAATTACCAGAATCCGTAAAGTCGATTCTAAAAAAGATGGAATTCTTTACCAAATCGTTTTAGACAACACTCCATTCTATCCGGAAGGAGGAGGACAGGTTGGCGATAAAGGGATCTTGGTTTCTGCAAATGAAACGATTGAAATCATCGACACCAAGAAAGAGAACAATCTGATTTTGCATTTTGCAAAACAATTGCCGGAGAATATTGAGGCTGGTTTTACAGCAAAAGTAAATACAGATTTAAGAACGTCAACGTCCAAAAATCACTCGGCTACGCATTTGATGCATTTGGCTTTGAGAAGTATTTTAGGAACGCACGTAGAGCAAAAAGGGTCATTGGTAAATCCAAATTATCTGCGTTTTGACTTCTCGCATTTCAGCAAAGTTTCTGATGCTGAATTACGTCAGGTTGAGGCAAGTGTAAATGCTCAGATAGAAGAGCAATTGCAATTAGTTGAACACAGAAATATTCCGATTCAGGAAGCTTTGGCAAAAGGCGCAATGGCTTTGTTTGGAGAGAAATATGGCGATAATGTCCGCATGATTGAGTTTGGTGACAGTAAGGAGTTATGTGGAGGAATTCACGTGAAAAATACTGCTGAGATCTGGCATTTCAAAATCATTTCTGAAGGAGCGGTTGCAGCAGGAATTCGTCGTATTGAAGCGATTACGGGTGATGCTGTGAAGAATTTCTATGAGAATCAGGAAAATACGTTAACGGAGATAAAAGAAGCACTTAAAAATCCACAGGATATTTTAAAATCGGTTGCTACTTTGCAAGATGATAATGCTAAGCTGAAAAAACAAATTGAGCAATTGCTTAAAGAAAAAGTTGGTGCTTTAAAAACCGAACTGGAGAAAGATTTTCAAGTTGTAAACGGCGTACATTTCCTTGCTAAACAAGTAGATTTAAGCATGGCTTCTACGAAAGAACTAGCTTCAGCTTTAGGAAGTTCAAAAGCAGATTCGTTTGTGTTTTTAGCTTCAACAGAAGACGGTTTGCCAAATATTCACTGTTATATAGCTAAAGAATTAGTAGCAGGTAAAGGCTTGAATGCAAATGCTGTTATTAAAGAATTAGGAAAGTATATTGAAGGAAATGGAGGAGGACAACCTTTCTTTGCATCCGGAAAAGGTAAAAATACAGCTGGGATTAAAGAGGCTTTAGCTAAGGCGATCGAGTTTGTAAAATAA
- a CDS encoding GxxExxY protein: MTENEISAVVVDVCYKIHVKLGPGLLESVYEAILYHELTKKGLNVERQKVLPVIWDQIHLDIGFRADLIVEKKVILEIKSIERLTDIHAKQVLTYLKITKMKLGLLVNFNVPIIKLGIKRVVSNL; the protein is encoded by the coding sequence ATGACAGAAAATGAAATTTCAGCAGTTGTTGTAGATGTTTGTTATAAAATACACGTAAAACTTGGACCAGGATTATTAGAGTCTGTTTATGAAGCTATTCTATATCACGAATTGACAAAAAAAGGACTTAATGTTGAGAGACAAAAAGTATTACCGGTTATTTGGGATCAAATACATTTAGATATTGGTTTTAGAGCTGATTTAATTGTTGAAAAGAAAGTGATTCTAGAAATTAAATCCATTGAACGACTTACTGATATCCATGCGAAACAAGTTTTGACTTATCTTAAAATTACAAAAATGAAATTAGGATTACTGGTAAATTTTAATGTTCCAATAATTAAACTTGGTATAAAAAGAGTAGTTTCAAATCTTTAG